In a genomic window of Gossypium arboreum isolate Shixiya-1 chromosome 9, ASM2569848v2, whole genome shotgun sequence:
- the LOC108457006 gene encoding carbon catabolite repressor protein 4 homolog 1-like has translation MLSVLRVHLPSDIPIVGCELTPYLLLRRPDKTVTTDDVPESAPLDGHFLRYKWYRIQSDRKVAVCSVHPSEQATLQCLGCVKAKIPVAKSYHCSPKCFSDAWQHHRVLHDHAASSVNENGNEEEEIFGRFNSTGSGVVNATLTGSASSASLTNGSTSLYPAAVTQRSGGETWFEVGRSKTYTPSADDIGHVLKFECVVVDMEMKLPVGHPNTILTSRVIPAPSPIPRRLIPVSGTDMMGQLDSDGRISSSGTFTVLSYNILSDTYASSELYSYCPSWALSWPYRRQNLLREIVGYRADIVCLQEVQNDHFEEFFAPELDKHGYQALYKRKTNEVYGGNIHTIDGCATFFRRDRFSHVKKYEVEFNKAAQSLTEVAVQTTQKKAALNRLVKDNVALIVVLEAKFSNQGADNPGKRQLLCVANTHVNVPPELKDVKIWQVHTLLKGLEKIAASADIPMLVCGDFNSGPGSAPHSLLAMGKVDPLHPELLVDPLAILRPHSKLTHQLPLVSAYSPFARGVGLGLEHQRRKMDITTNEPLFTNCTRDFIGTLDYIFYTADSLTVEALLELLDEDSLRKDTALPSPEWSSDHIALLAEFRFQTRPRR, from the exons GTATCGCATACAAAGTGATAGGAAAGTTGCTGTCTGTAGTGTCCATCCCTCTGAGCAAGCCACATTGCAGTGCCTAGGTTGTGTGAAGGCTAAAATACCTGTTGCTAAAAGTTACCATTGCTCTCCAAAGTGCTTCTCAGATGCATGGCAGCATCACCGTGTTCTGCATGACCATGCTGCTAGTTCTgtaaatgaaaatggaaatgaggaagaagagatttttggcCGCTTCAATAGCACAGGGTCTGGAGTTGTTAATGCTACCTTAACTGGTTCAGCTTCAAGCGCTAGCTTGACAAATGGTTCTACATCTCTGTATCCTGCTGCAGTTACACAGAGGAGTGGTGGTGAAACCTGGTTTGAAGTTGGACGCTCTAAAACATATACACCCTCAGCAGATGATATTGGCCATGTTCTCAAGTTTGAGTGTGTTGTTGTTGATATGGAAATGAAACTACCTGTTGGACATCCCAATACTATTTTGACATCTCGTGTTATTCCTGCACCTTCCCCTATTCCTCGGCGCTTGATCCCAGTAAGCGGAACTGATATGATGGGACAGCTTGATTCGGATGGCCGTATTTCATCTTCTGGAACTTTTACTGTTCTGTCTTACAACATATTGTCCGACACATATGCCAGTAGTGAGTTATACAGTTATTGTCCATCATGGGCTCTTTCTTGGCCATACCGCAGACAGAATTTGTTGCGAGAAATTGTTGGTTATCGTGCAGACATTGTTTGTCTTCAAGAG gtgcaaaatgaccatttcgaGGAATTTTTCGCCCCTGAGCTGGACAAACATGGGTATCAAGCTTTATACAAGAGGAAGACAAATGAG GTTTACGGTGGAAATATCCATACAATTGATGGCTGTGCTACTTTTTTCCGTAGAGATAGGTTTTCCCATGTCAAAAAATATGAG GTTGAATTTAATAAGGCTGCTCAATCCTTGACTGAGGTTGCAGTTCAAACTACTCAGAAGAAAGCTGCTTTAAATCGTTTGGTTAAG GATAATGTCGCCTTAATTGTGGTTCTGGAAGCAAAGTTTAGTAATCAGGGAGCTGACAATCCTGGGAAGCGACAGCTTCTTTGTGTG GCAAATACACATGTAAATGTTCCACCAGAGTTAAAGGATGTCAAAATCTGGCAG GTGCATACCCTCTTGAAGGGATTGGAGAAAATAGCTGCAAGTGCAGACATTCCAATGTTGGTGTGTGGGGATTTTAATTCAGGTCCTGGGAG TGCTCCCCATTCACTTCTTGCTATGGGAAAGGTAGATCCACTGCATCCAGAATTATTGGTAGATCCTCTTGCGATTTTGCGTCCTCACAGCAAGTTGACTCATCAGTTGCCACTG GTTAGTGCCTACTCACCCTTTGCGAGAGGTGTTGGTCTTGGTTTGGAACATCAGAGAAGAAAAATGGACATCACAACTAATGAACCTTTATTCACAAATTGCACAAGAGATTTTATCGGCACCCTGGATTACATATTCTACACCG CGGATTCTTTAACAGTGGAGGCATTATTGGAACTCTTGGATGAGGATAGCTTGAGGAAAGACACTGCCCTTCCTTCTCCAGAGTGGTCCTCTGATCATATAGCACTGTTAGCTGAATTCCGGTTCCAGACAAGGCCTAGACGTTAA